The following coding sequences lie in one Glycine max cultivar Williams 82 chromosome 19, Glycine_max_v4.0, whole genome shotgun sequence genomic window:
- the LOC100800968 gene encoding poly [ADP-ribose] polymerase 1 isoform X3, which produces MWNHAACVLKKANQIKLVEDVENLESLRWEDQQKIRKYIESGGGGGSSSGGGSAAKSDSKTVKDTKCGIEVSQNSRATCKDCGQKIIKGEVRISTKQGGQGAKGLAWHHAKCLIDLSPSIEVDKLSGWNNLSSSDQSAVIDFAKKGGSDTKIETEEGKESTPQQTSKGGIKRGKDVDSERKSKVAKAKGDVSVGSAMSVKSGEACDLEKKMETQSKELWDLKDDLKKHVTTTELREMLEASGQDSTGSELDLRDRCADGMMFGALDLCPICSGFLRYSGGMYRCHGYISEWSKCSYSTCEPKRIEGKWKIPKETNNQYLKKWFKSQKGKKPVRILPLPSPRKSAESQMIASQHQSSNSGNLRDLKVAICGLPNDSIAEWKCKIDGICGMFHAKVNKDTNCLVVGGSLNYEAEMRKARRMKIPIVREDYLIDCLARKKRLPFDMYKVEMIGEASSMVTIKVKGHSAVHEASGLQDSGHILEEGKSIYNTTLNMSDLSTGINSYYILQIIQEDKGSDCYVFRKWGRVGNDKIGGTKLEEMSKSDAVCEFKRLFYEKTGNPWDAWEQKTIQKQPGRFFPLDIDYGVNKQVSKKEKNDVDSKLPPPLIELMKMLFNVETYRAAMMEFEINMSEMPLGKLSKSNIQKGFEALTEIQNLLKISNPDPSVKESLLINASNRFFTMIPSVHPHIIRDEDDFKSKVKMLEALQDIEIASRLVGFDANNDDSIDDNYKKLHCDISPLPHDSEEFCLIEKFLHNTHAPTHTDWSLELEEVFSLEREGEFDKFAPYRDKLGNRMLLWHGSRLTNFVGILSQGLRIAPPEAPATGYMFGKGVYFADLVSKSAQYCFTDKKNPVGLMLLSEVALGNVYELKKAKYMDKPPEGKHSTKGLGKKMPQESEYVKWRGNVTVPCGKPVPSNVKSSELMYNEYIVYNTAQVKMQFLLKVRFHHKR; this is translated from the exons ATGTGGAACCATGCTGCTTGCGTATTGAAGAAAGCCAATCAGATAAAATT AGTTGAAGATGTTGAAAACTTAGAGTCACTTCGTTGGGAAGATCAGCAGAAGATCAGAAAATACATAGAGAGTGGCGGCGGTGGCGGCAGCAGCAGTGGCGGGGGCAGCGCGGCAAAGTCAGACTCCAAGACTGTCAAAGATACTAAATGTGGTATTGAAGTTTCACAAAATTCTCGTGCCACATGCAAGGATTGCGGTCAAAAAATTATCAAAGGAGAG GTTCGTATATCTACTAAGCAAGGTGGTCAAGGTGCTAAAGGTTTGGCTTGGCACCATGCCAAGTGTCTCATCGATCTGTCACCATCAATTGAAGTGGATAAGTTATCTGGATGGAACAATCTCTCATCTTCTGATCAATCAGCTGTCATTGACTTCGCTAAAAAGG GTGGTAGTGATACAAAAATTGAGACTGAGGAGGGTAAAGAATCCACACCACAACAAACTTCCAAAGGTGGCATAAAACGGGGGAAGGATGTTGATAGTGAGCGGAAATCAAAAGTTGCTAAGGCCAAGGGAGATGTGTCTGTGGGCAGCGCAATGTCAGTGAAATCAGGGGAAGCATGTGATctggagaagaaaatggagaccCAAAGCAAAGAACTCTGGGATTTGAAGGACGATCTCAAAAAGCACGTTACAACAACAGAGTTGCGTGAAATGTTGGAAGCCAGTGGTCAAGATTCAACAGGATCAGAACTTGATTTACGTGACCGCTG tGCTGATGGAATGATGTTTGGAGCACTTGATCTTTGCCCAATATGTTCTGGCTTTCTGCGTTACTCTGGAGGAATGTACCGGTGCCATGGATACATTTCCGAGTGGAGTAAATGTTCTTACTCTACCTGTGAACCAAAACGTATTGAAGGGAAGTGGAAAATcccaaaagaaacaaataatcaGTACCTTAAAAAG TGGTTCAAATCTCAAAAAGGGAAGAAACCAGTTAGGATATTGCCTCTTCCATCACCAAGGAAATCTGCTGAAAGTCAAATGATTGCTAGTCAGCATCAATCATCAAATAGTGGAAATTTACGAGATTTGAAAGTTGCTATCTGTGGATTACCTAATGACTCTATT GCGGAATGGAAATGCAAAATTGATGGCATATGTGGGATGTTTCATGCAAAAGTAAATAAAG ATACTAACTGCTTGGTGGTTGGTGGATCACTCAATTATGAAGCTGAGATGCGGAAGGCAAG GAGGATGAAAATACCAATAGTCAGAGAGGACTATTTGATTGACTGCttagcaagaaagaaaaggctTCCATTTGATATGTACAAGGTTGAAATGATTGGTGAGGCTTCTAGCATGGTCACCATTAAAGTGAAGGGACATAGTGCTGTTCACGAGGCTTCTGGCCTACAGGATTCCGGCCACATACTTGAGGAAGGGAAAAGCATATATAACACAACTTTGAATATGTCTGATTTGTCTACTGGTATTAACAG CTACTACATTCTCCAGATAATCCAAGAAGATAAGGGGTCAGATTGCTATGTGTTTCGTAAATGGGGCCGAGTTGGAAATGACAAGATTGGAGGAACAAAGCTGGAGGAAATGTCAAAATCTGATGCAGTATGTGAATTCAAACGATTATTCTATGAGAAGACTGGAAACCCTTGGGACGCATGGGAACAAAAGACTATCCAGAAGCAACCTGGAAGATTTTTCCCATTGGATatt GACTATGGAGTTAACAAACAGGtctcaaaaaaggaaaaaaatgatgtCGACAGCAAACTACCTCCTCCATTAATAGAattgatgaagatgctctttAATGTGGAAACATACAG AGCTGCCATGATGGAATTTGAGATCAATATGTCTGAAATGCCACTTGGGAAATTGAGCAAAAGCAACATCCAAAAGG GGTTTGAAGCATTGACAGAGATACAAAATCTGTTAAAAATTAGCAATCCCGATCCATCAGTCAAGGAAAGCTTACTTATTAATGCCAGCAATCGGTTCTTCACCATGATCCCTTCTGTTCATCCACATATTATTAGGGATGAGGATGACTTTAAGTCCAAG GTGAAAATGTTAGAAGCCCTTCAAGACATTGAAATTGCCTCAAGATTAGTTGGATTTGATGCCAACAATGATGATTCCATTGATGATAATTATAAGAAGCTTCACTGTGATATATCTCCACTTCCTCATGATAGTGAAGAGTTTTGTTTAATTGAGAAGTTTCTCCATAATACTCATGCCCCCACACATACG GACTGGAGTCTTGAGCTAGAAGAAGTTTTTTCACTTGAAAGGGAAGGTGAATTTGATAAGTTTGCTCCTTACAGGGATAAACTTGGAAACAGAATGCTCCTATGGCATG GTTCTAGGTTGACAAACTTTGTGGGCATTCTTAGCCAAGGACTCAGAATTGCACCTCCTGAAGCCCCCGCGACTGGCTATATG TTTGGCAAAGGGGTTTACTTTGCTGACCTGGTCAGCAAAAGTGCTCAGTATTGCTTCACTGATAAGAAAAATCCTGTTGGTCTAATGCTTTTGAGTGAAGTTGCACTTGGAAATGTCTATGAGCTCAAGAAAGCGAAG TATATGGATAAACCTCCTGAAGGAAAGCACTCTACTAAAGGACTGGGCAAGAAAATGCCTCAGGAATCAGAATATGTAAAGTGGAGGGGCAATGTCACTGTTCCTTGTGGCAAACCAGTTCCATCAAATGTCAAGAGTTCTGAGCTCATGTACAATGAGTATATTGTTTATAATACTGCTCAA GTTAAGATGCAATTCTTGTTGAAGGTGAGGTTTCATCACAAGAGATGA
- the LOC102664910 gene encoding protein LATE FLOWERING — translation MDLNYPEECYSKSSCEETNDDMGIGRSYECIFCKRGFTTAQALGGHMNIHRKERANKTKASFSSHPSSSNNVDGINNYADLGFYSQIPSLSTAPDANSYREVFFPTAAPSVIRPSSHEVLCVENQRGHHVFEQDWRKRNLSLYTNPLGFHEIKDKFEESEDNGLDLELRLGHHP, via the coding sequence ATGGACTTAAACTACCCAGAAGAGTGCTACTCCAAGAGCTCCTGCGAAGAAACCAACGATGATATGGGAATTGGAAGATCCTATGAGTGCATCTTTTGCAAGAGAGGCTTCACCACAGCACAAGCCTTAGGTGGACACATGAACATACACAGAAAAGAAAGAGCCAACAAGACCAAAGCCAGTTTCTCTTCTCATCCTTCAAGTTCAAACAACGTTGATGGCATCAACAACTATGCAGATCTCGGGTTCTATTCACAGATTCCAAGCCTCTCCACTGCTCCTGATGCTAATAGCTACCGTGAAGTTTTCTTTCCTACCGCTGCACCAAGTGTTATTAGGCCTTCTTCCCATGAGGTTTTGTGTGTAGAAAACCAACGGGGTCATCACGTTTTTGAGCAAGATTGGAGGAAGAGAAATTTGAGCTTGTACACTAATCCGTTGGGTTTTCATGAAATTAAAGATAAGTTTGAAGAGAGTGAAGACAATGGCCTGGATTTGGAGCTGAGGCTTGGTCATCATCCATAG
- the LOC100800968 gene encoding poly [ADP-ribose] polymerase 1 isoform X2 has translation MKKQGMYERYAALFALRNDGGNDAVAAIIDSLGSKSALLCHEMWNHAACVLKKANQIKLVEDVENLESLRWEDQQKIRKYIESGGGGGSSSGGGSAAKSDSKTVKDTKCGIEVSQNSRATCKDCGQKIIKGEVRISTKQGGQGAKGLAWHHAKCLIDLSPSIEVDKLSGWNNLSSSDQSAVIDFAKKGGSDTKIETEEGKESTPQQTSKGGIKRGKDVDSERKSKVAKAKGDVSVGSAMSVKSGEACDLEKKMETQSKELWDLKDDLKKHVTTTELREMLEASGQDSTGSELDLRDRCADGMMFGALDLCPICSGFLRYSGGMYRCHGYISEWSKCSYSTCEPKRIEGKWKIPKETNNQYLKKWFKSQKGKKPVRILPLPSPRKSAESQMIASQHQSSNSGNLRDLKVAICGLPNDSIAEWKCKIDGICGMFHAKVNKDTNCLVVGGSLNYEAEMRKARRMKIPIVREDYLIDCLARKKRLPFDMYKVEMIGEASSMVTIKVKGHSAVHEASGLQDSGHILEEGKSIYNTTLNMSDLSTGINSYYILQIIQEDKGSDCYVFRKWGRVGNDKIGGTKLEEMSKSDAVCEFKRLFYEKTGNPWDAWEQKTIQKQPGRFFPLDIDYGVNKQVSKKEKNDVDSKLPPPLIELMKMLFNVETYRAAMMEFEINMSEMPLGKLSKSNIQKGFEALTEIQNLLKISNPDPSVKESLLINASNRFFTMIPSVHPHIIRDEDDFKSKVKMLEALQDIEIASRLVGFDANNDDSIDDNYKKLHCDISPLPHDSEEFCLIEKFLHNTHAPTHTDWSLELEEVFSLEREGEFDKFAPYRDKLGNRMLLWHGSRLTNFVGILSQGLRIAPPEAPATGYMFGKGVYFADLVSKSAQYCFTDKKNPVGLMLLSEVALGNVYELKKAKYMDKPPEGKHSTKGLGKKMPQESEYVKWRGNVTVPCGKPVPSNVKSSELMYNEYIVYNTAQVKMQFLLKVRFHHKR, from the exons ATGAAGAAACAAGGGATGTATGAGCGCTATGCAGCTCTTTTTGCACTTCGTAATGACGGTGGAAATGATGCTGTTGCTGCTATTATTGATTCCTTGGGCTCAAAAAGTGCTCTACTGTGCCATGAG ATGTGGAACCATGCTGCTTGCGTATTGAAGAAAGCCAATCAGATAAAATT AGTTGAAGATGTTGAAAACTTAGAGTCACTTCGTTGGGAAGATCAGCAGAAGATCAGAAAATACATAGAGAGTGGCGGCGGTGGCGGCAGCAGCAGTGGCGGGGGCAGCGCGGCAAAGTCAGACTCCAAGACTGTCAAAGATACTAAATGTGGTATTGAAGTTTCACAAAATTCTCGTGCCACATGCAAGGATTGCGGTCAAAAAATTATCAAAGGAGAG GTTCGTATATCTACTAAGCAAGGTGGTCAAGGTGCTAAAGGTTTGGCTTGGCACCATGCCAAGTGTCTCATCGATCTGTCACCATCAATTGAAGTGGATAAGTTATCTGGATGGAACAATCTCTCATCTTCTGATCAATCAGCTGTCATTGACTTCGCTAAAAAGG GTGGTAGTGATACAAAAATTGAGACTGAGGAGGGTAAAGAATCCACACCACAACAAACTTCCAAAGGTGGCATAAAACGGGGGAAGGATGTTGATAGTGAGCGGAAATCAAAAGTTGCTAAGGCCAAGGGAGATGTGTCTGTGGGCAGCGCAATGTCAGTGAAATCAGGGGAAGCATGTGATctggagaagaaaatggagaccCAAAGCAAAGAACTCTGGGATTTGAAGGACGATCTCAAAAAGCACGTTACAACAACAGAGTTGCGTGAAATGTTGGAAGCCAGTGGTCAAGATTCAACAGGATCAGAACTTGATTTACGTGACCGCTG tGCTGATGGAATGATGTTTGGAGCACTTGATCTTTGCCCAATATGTTCTGGCTTTCTGCGTTACTCTGGAGGAATGTACCGGTGCCATGGATACATTTCCGAGTGGAGTAAATGTTCTTACTCTACCTGTGAACCAAAACGTATTGAAGGGAAGTGGAAAATcccaaaagaaacaaataatcaGTACCTTAAAAAG TGGTTCAAATCTCAAAAAGGGAAGAAACCAGTTAGGATATTGCCTCTTCCATCACCAAGGAAATCTGCTGAAAGTCAAATGATTGCTAGTCAGCATCAATCATCAAATAGTGGAAATTTACGAGATTTGAAAGTTGCTATCTGTGGATTACCTAATGACTCTATT GCGGAATGGAAATGCAAAATTGATGGCATATGTGGGATGTTTCATGCAAAAGTAAATAAAG ATACTAACTGCTTGGTGGTTGGTGGATCACTCAATTATGAAGCTGAGATGCGGAAGGCAAG GAGGATGAAAATACCAATAGTCAGAGAGGACTATTTGATTGACTGCttagcaagaaagaaaaggctTCCATTTGATATGTACAAGGTTGAAATGATTGGTGAGGCTTCTAGCATGGTCACCATTAAAGTGAAGGGACATAGTGCTGTTCACGAGGCTTCTGGCCTACAGGATTCCGGCCACATACTTGAGGAAGGGAAAAGCATATATAACACAACTTTGAATATGTCTGATTTGTCTACTGGTATTAACAG CTACTACATTCTCCAGATAATCCAAGAAGATAAGGGGTCAGATTGCTATGTGTTTCGTAAATGGGGCCGAGTTGGAAATGACAAGATTGGAGGAACAAAGCTGGAGGAAATGTCAAAATCTGATGCAGTATGTGAATTCAAACGATTATTCTATGAGAAGACTGGAAACCCTTGGGACGCATGGGAACAAAAGACTATCCAGAAGCAACCTGGAAGATTTTTCCCATTGGATatt GACTATGGAGTTAACAAACAGGtctcaaaaaaggaaaaaaatgatgtCGACAGCAAACTACCTCCTCCATTAATAGAattgatgaagatgctctttAATGTGGAAACATACAG AGCTGCCATGATGGAATTTGAGATCAATATGTCTGAAATGCCACTTGGGAAATTGAGCAAAAGCAACATCCAAAAGG GGTTTGAAGCATTGACAGAGATACAAAATCTGTTAAAAATTAGCAATCCCGATCCATCAGTCAAGGAAAGCTTACTTATTAATGCCAGCAATCGGTTCTTCACCATGATCCCTTCTGTTCATCCACATATTATTAGGGATGAGGATGACTTTAAGTCCAAG GTGAAAATGTTAGAAGCCCTTCAAGACATTGAAATTGCCTCAAGATTAGTTGGATTTGATGCCAACAATGATGATTCCATTGATGATAATTATAAGAAGCTTCACTGTGATATATCTCCACTTCCTCATGATAGTGAAGAGTTTTGTTTAATTGAGAAGTTTCTCCATAATACTCATGCCCCCACACATACG GACTGGAGTCTTGAGCTAGAAGAAGTTTTTTCACTTGAAAGGGAAGGTGAATTTGATAAGTTTGCTCCTTACAGGGATAAACTTGGAAACAGAATGCTCCTATGGCATG GTTCTAGGTTGACAAACTTTGTGGGCATTCTTAGCCAAGGACTCAGAATTGCACCTCCTGAAGCCCCCGCGACTGGCTATATG TTTGGCAAAGGGGTTTACTTTGCTGACCTGGTCAGCAAAAGTGCTCAGTATTGCTTCACTGATAAGAAAAATCCTGTTGGTCTAATGCTTTTGAGTGAAGTTGCACTTGGAAATGTCTATGAGCTCAAGAAAGCGAAG TATATGGATAAACCTCCTGAAGGAAAGCACTCTACTAAAGGACTGGGCAAGAAAATGCCTCAGGAATCAGAATATGTAAAGTGGAGGGGCAATGTCACTGTTCCTTGTGGCAAACCAGTTCCATCAAATGTCAAGAGTTCTGAGCTCATGTACAATGAGTATATTGTTTATAATACTGCTCAA GTTAAGATGCAATTCTTGTTGAAGGTGAGGTTTCATCACAAGAGATGA
- the LOC100800968 gene encoding poly [ADP-ribose] polymerase 1 isoform X1, producing the protein MSNPQDQKPWKAEYAKSGRSSCRTCKSPIASETLRLGKMVQSTKFDGLVPMWNHAACVLKKANQIKLVEDVENLESLRWEDQQKIRKYIESGGGGGSSSGGGSAAKSDSKTVKDTKCGIEVSQNSRATCKDCGQKIIKGEVRISTKQGGQGAKGLAWHHAKCLIDLSPSIEVDKLSGWNNLSSSDQSAVIDFAKKGGSDTKIETEEGKESTPQQTSKGGIKRGKDVDSERKSKVAKAKGDVSVGSAMSVKSGEACDLEKKMETQSKELWDLKDDLKKHVTTTELREMLEASGQDSTGSELDLRDRCADGMMFGALDLCPICSGFLRYSGGMYRCHGYISEWSKCSYSTCEPKRIEGKWKIPKETNNQYLKKWFKSQKGKKPVRILPLPSPRKSAESQMIASQHQSSNSGNLRDLKVAICGLPNDSIAEWKCKIDGICGMFHAKVNKDTNCLVVGGSLNYEAEMRKARRMKIPIVREDYLIDCLARKKRLPFDMYKVEMIGEASSMVTIKVKGHSAVHEASGLQDSGHILEEGKSIYNTTLNMSDLSTGINSYYILQIIQEDKGSDCYVFRKWGRVGNDKIGGTKLEEMSKSDAVCEFKRLFYEKTGNPWDAWEQKTIQKQPGRFFPLDIDYGVNKQVSKKEKNDVDSKLPPPLIELMKMLFNVETYRAAMMEFEINMSEMPLGKLSKSNIQKGFEALTEIQNLLKISNPDPSVKESLLINASNRFFTMIPSVHPHIIRDEDDFKSKVKMLEALQDIEIASRLVGFDANNDDSIDDNYKKLHCDISPLPHDSEEFCLIEKFLHNTHAPTHTDWSLELEEVFSLEREGEFDKFAPYRDKLGNRMLLWHGSRLTNFVGILSQGLRIAPPEAPATGYMFGKGVYFADLVSKSAQYCFTDKKNPVGLMLLSEVALGNVYELKKAKYMDKPPEGKHSTKGLGKKMPQESEYVKWRGNVTVPCGKPVPSNVKSSELMYNEYIVYNTAQVKMQFLLKVRFHHKR; encoded by the exons ATGTCTAACCCTCAAGACCAGAAACCATGGAAAGCGGAATACGCGAAGTCTGGGAGATCTTCATGCAGGACGTGCAAGAGCCCCATTGCCAGCGAAACGCTGCGTCTCGGGAAGATGGTTCAATCCACCAAATTCGATGGCCTCGTGCCC ATGTGGAACCATGCTGCTTGCGTATTGAAGAAAGCCAATCAGATAAAATT AGTTGAAGATGTTGAAAACTTAGAGTCACTTCGTTGGGAAGATCAGCAGAAGATCAGAAAATACATAGAGAGTGGCGGCGGTGGCGGCAGCAGCAGTGGCGGGGGCAGCGCGGCAAAGTCAGACTCCAAGACTGTCAAAGATACTAAATGTGGTATTGAAGTTTCACAAAATTCTCGTGCCACATGCAAGGATTGCGGTCAAAAAATTATCAAAGGAGAG GTTCGTATATCTACTAAGCAAGGTGGTCAAGGTGCTAAAGGTTTGGCTTGGCACCATGCCAAGTGTCTCATCGATCTGTCACCATCAATTGAAGTGGATAAGTTATCTGGATGGAACAATCTCTCATCTTCTGATCAATCAGCTGTCATTGACTTCGCTAAAAAGG GTGGTAGTGATACAAAAATTGAGACTGAGGAGGGTAAAGAATCCACACCACAACAAACTTCCAAAGGTGGCATAAAACGGGGGAAGGATGTTGATAGTGAGCGGAAATCAAAAGTTGCTAAGGCCAAGGGAGATGTGTCTGTGGGCAGCGCAATGTCAGTGAAATCAGGGGAAGCATGTGATctggagaagaaaatggagaccCAAAGCAAAGAACTCTGGGATTTGAAGGACGATCTCAAAAAGCACGTTACAACAACAGAGTTGCGTGAAATGTTGGAAGCCAGTGGTCAAGATTCAACAGGATCAGAACTTGATTTACGTGACCGCTG tGCTGATGGAATGATGTTTGGAGCACTTGATCTTTGCCCAATATGTTCTGGCTTTCTGCGTTACTCTGGAGGAATGTACCGGTGCCATGGATACATTTCCGAGTGGAGTAAATGTTCTTACTCTACCTGTGAACCAAAACGTATTGAAGGGAAGTGGAAAATcccaaaagaaacaaataatcaGTACCTTAAAAAG TGGTTCAAATCTCAAAAAGGGAAGAAACCAGTTAGGATATTGCCTCTTCCATCACCAAGGAAATCTGCTGAAAGTCAAATGATTGCTAGTCAGCATCAATCATCAAATAGTGGAAATTTACGAGATTTGAAAGTTGCTATCTGTGGATTACCTAATGACTCTATT GCGGAATGGAAATGCAAAATTGATGGCATATGTGGGATGTTTCATGCAAAAGTAAATAAAG ATACTAACTGCTTGGTGGTTGGTGGATCACTCAATTATGAAGCTGAGATGCGGAAGGCAAG GAGGATGAAAATACCAATAGTCAGAGAGGACTATTTGATTGACTGCttagcaagaaagaaaaggctTCCATTTGATATGTACAAGGTTGAAATGATTGGTGAGGCTTCTAGCATGGTCACCATTAAAGTGAAGGGACATAGTGCTGTTCACGAGGCTTCTGGCCTACAGGATTCCGGCCACATACTTGAGGAAGGGAAAAGCATATATAACACAACTTTGAATATGTCTGATTTGTCTACTGGTATTAACAG CTACTACATTCTCCAGATAATCCAAGAAGATAAGGGGTCAGATTGCTATGTGTTTCGTAAATGGGGCCGAGTTGGAAATGACAAGATTGGAGGAACAAAGCTGGAGGAAATGTCAAAATCTGATGCAGTATGTGAATTCAAACGATTATTCTATGAGAAGACTGGAAACCCTTGGGACGCATGGGAACAAAAGACTATCCAGAAGCAACCTGGAAGATTTTTCCCATTGGATatt GACTATGGAGTTAACAAACAGGtctcaaaaaaggaaaaaaatgatgtCGACAGCAAACTACCTCCTCCATTAATAGAattgatgaagatgctctttAATGTGGAAACATACAG AGCTGCCATGATGGAATTTGAGATCAATATGTCTGAAATGCCACTTGGGAAATTGAGCAAAAGCAACATCCAAAAGG GGTTTGAAGCATTGACAGAGATACAAAATCTGTTAAAAATTAGCAATCCCGATCCATCAGTCAAGGAAAGCTTACTTATTAATGCCAGCAATCGGTTCTTCACCATGATCCCTTCTGTTCATCCACATATTATTAGGGATGAGGATGACTTTAAGTCCAAG GTGAAAATGTTAGAAGCCCTTCAAGACATTGAAATTGCCTCAAGATTAGTTGGATTTGATGCCAACAATGATGATTCCATTGATGATAATTATAAGAAGCTTCACTGTGATATATCTCCACTTCCTCATGATAGTGAAGAGTTTTGTTTAATTGAGAAGTTTCTCCATAATACTCATGCCCCCACACATACG GACTGGAGTCTTGAGCTAGAAGAAGTTTTTTCACTTGAAAGGGAAGGTGAATTTGATAAGTTTGCTCCTTACAGGGATAAACTTGGAAACAGAATGCTCCTATGGCATG GTTCTAGGTTGACAAACTTTGTGGGCATTCTTAGCCAAGGACTCAGAATTGCACCTCCTGAAGCCCCCGCGACTGGCTATATG TTTGGCAAAGGGGTTTACTTTGCTGACCTGGTCAGCAAAAGTGCTCAGTATTGCTTCACTGATAAGAAAAATCCTGTTGGTCTAATGCTTTTGAGTGAAGTTGCACTTGGAAATGTCTATGAGCTCAAGAAAGCGAAG TATATGGATAAACCTCCTGAAGGAAAGCACTCTACTAAAGGACTGGGCAAGAAAATGCCTCAGGAATCAGAATATGTAAAGTGGAGGGGCAATGTCACTGTTCCTTGTGGCAAACCAGTTCCATCAAATGTCAAGAGTTCTGAGCTCATGTACAATGAGTATATTGTTTATAATACTGCTCAA GTTAAGATGCAATTCTTGTTGAAGGTGAGGTTTCATCACAAGAGATGA